Part of the Palaeococcus ferrophilus DSM 13482 genome, AGCTCCAAGAGGTTCTGCCCAAGGAAATGGAGAAAAGCGTCCAGAAGCCGGTTACTGAAGAGGCAGGGACGATAGCCATAAGTGCGGCCGAGTTGGGGGCCAAGCTCTTCGACGACTACTTTGACAAAATGCGCATGATGGGGGATGTGGCCGTTCAGGACGTCCAGGAGGTATACTCAAGGCACGATGAAAGCGACCCTCAGTTCAAGGCGTTTCTGCTCAAGCGCTTCGAGATGGTAAGGAATCTTGACCCAAATGTGGCTTATGTTTACTTCGGAAGCACCACCGGCGGGATGTATATGTGGCCAGACGAGCCCCTTCCTGAGGGCTATGATCCGCGCGTGAGGCCCTGGTACAAGGAAGCGGTTTCGAAGAACGGCCCGGTGTGGACGGAGCCTTATAAGGATGCGTCAACAGGTAAATGGATAGTTACTTTCTCGGAACCTGTTTACATTAACGGCAAGTTTGTTGGTGTCATCGGCGTTGACGTTTTCGTCTCCACTCTGATAGATCAGGCCAAACAGATAAAGATAGGCCAGAGCGGATACATAGCGATTTCCAACAAGGACGGGACGATAATCGTCCATCCGGATGAGAGCCTCGTCCAGAAACTCAACATTCACGACGATCCAAATCTGGCAGACCTTGCAGGAGAGCTCGATAAGAACAAAGATACCGGCTGGGTCAGGTACACTTTCAAAGGTATTGACAAGATAGCGGGCTACAAGAGGATGAAAACTACCGGGTGGATAGTTCTGGCAACAGTCCCCATAAACGAGCTCACTGACCCAATGATGAAAGCTATAGAGGCATCCCTAAAAGAAAACACTGAAAAAGTGGCCAATGAGATAACCTCGGAAGTTAATTCAGGCATAAAAACGTCTTTCCTTGGCTCGATTCTCGCCGCGCTCTTCGGCCTGGTCGTCATGGGGATCGCCTACAGGAGCGTGAACAGCACACTAAAGCCCCTTGAACATCTCCGCGACGTGGCGCAGGCCTTGGCAGATGGAAAGTTGAGCGAGGTTAGAGAACGGCTTAAGAGGATACATTACCTAGAGGAGGACGAGATTGGGGCGCTCATAAAGGCCTTCGAAGCGGTAGGAAAGGATCTCGTTGGGACATTGGATACCATAGCGACCAAACTTGAGCGCTTGGCTGAGGGCGACCTGAGCAACGGTCTAAGCGTCGAGGCAAAGGGTGAACTCAAGGACGTTCTGGAGGATCTGAGAGACACGAGCCACAGACTCAAGGGGATTATCGGTGAGATCGTGGATATAACCAACGAGCTGGACAAGAGAACAAACGTGCTTGCTCAGATTGCAAGTGATGTTACTGAGGCTATCAACCAGGTGAATGAGGCTGTGCAGCAGGTGAGTATTGAGGCTCAGAGGCAGCAGGAGAATATTAATGAGATTACAGAGGGTGTTAGGTTAGTGGCTGACGTGAGTGAGGAGAGCGTTAGGGCGATGGAGGAGTTTGAGGGGGCTGTTAACGAGGTTGTTCACATTGCGGAAGAGGGCAGGGAGAAGGGTGAGGTTTCGGCACAGCAGATTCAGAGTATTCAGGAGATGATGGGTGAGATTGAGCATGCCGTCAGCAGGGTTAATGAGATGAGTAGGAGTATTGAGGAGATTACGAACGTTATTACAGGAATTGCCGAGCAGACGAACCTGCTTGCTCTCAACGCGGCTATTGAGGCTGCTAGAGCGGGTGAGGCTGGTAGGGGTTTTGCCGTCGTTGCCCAGGAGATCAGGAATCTGGCTGAGGAGAGTAAGAAGGCCGCGGACAACATTAAGGACATCATCGGGAAGATGACTGATGAGATTAGGGGTGCTGTTAGCGCCACGCAGAGGGGGGTGAGTGTTGTTGGGGAGTCCTCAGAGACTCTCAGGGAAACCACGGAGTACCTTACCAACATTGCCGAGCTGATCAGTGAGACTGGTTCCAGATTGGGTCACGTGAAGGAGCAGATTATTAGGACTCAGGAGGAGGTTGATAAGGCTCTCAAAGCACTTGAGAATCTTGCCGCCTCTGCTGAAGAAACTACTGCTTCGGCCGAGGAGGTTAGTTCGGCAGTTGAGGAGCAGACGGCAGCTATCGAGGAGCTGAAGAGAGCAGCCGAAGAACTCAAAAACATCGTTGGGAAGTTAAGGGGTATTATCAGTAGGTTCAAACTGTAAAAAAGAAAACTCAGTGGAGCTCTATCCTTACCCTCCCTTCTACCCCTTTTTCCAGCTCGAAGCTCACTATCCCGCTGAAGGAACTTAAATCGAGGACGTTCTTGCCTGCCCTGAGCTTGTAGGACTCGCTGAAGGCGTTCCCCGCGGGGAGCGAGAGG contains:
- a CDS encoding methyl-accepting chemotaxis protein, producing the protein MQFRKKIILTLIVAVIVTLLIGTATVGYSTLRMRDSIHKTLQVQLQEVLPKEMEKSVQKPVTEEAGTIAISAAELGAKLFDDYFDKMRMMGDVAVQDVQEVYSRHDESDPQFKAFLLKRFEMVRNLDPNVAYVYFGSTTGGMYMWPDEPLPEGYDPRVRPWYKEAVSKNGPVWTEPYKDASTGKWIVTFSEPVYINGKFVGVIGVDVFVSTLIDQAKQIKIGQSGYIAISNKDGTIIVHPDESLVQKLNIHDDPNLADLAGELDKNKDTGWVRYTFKGIDKIAGYKRMKTTGWIVLATVPINELTDPMMKAIEASLKENTEKVANEITSEVNSGIKTSFLGSILAALFGLVVMGIAYRSVNSTLKPLEHLRDVAQALADGKLSEVRERLKRIHYLEEDEIGALIKAFEAVGKDLVGTLDTIATKLERLAEGDLSNGLSVEAKGELKDVLEDLRDTSHRLKGIIGEIVDITNELDKRTNVLAQIASDVTEAINQVNEAVQQVSIEAQRQQENINEITEGVRLVADVSEESVRAMEEFEGAVNEVVHIAEEGREKGEVSAQQIQSIQEMMGEIEHAVSRVNEMSRSIEEITNVITGIAEQTNLLALNAAIEAARAGEAGRGFAVVAQEIRNLAEESKKAADNIKDIIGKMTDEIRGAVSATQRGVSVVGESSETLRETTEYLTNIAELISETGSRLGHVKEQIIRTQEEVDKALKALENLAASAEETTASAEEVSSAVEEQTAAIEELKRAAEELKNIVGKLRGIISRFKL